One Spinacia oleracea cultivar Varoflay chromosome 4, BTI_SOV_V1, whole genome shotgun sequence DNA segment encodes these proteins:
- the LOC110802422 gene encoding lysine-specific histone demethylase 1 homolog 3-like isoform X1 — protein sequence MCCRRKDKDNRKRTTHSIPAEIPPGGIRGIGKTVKEKVCVHTSRDIRSIASQLVNMWIKVFRKEKTTNGGLKLLRHMTNSDSSKEKGKDPGSRKPLIHVQHSAAGNKVNPSSKKLDVKQVKLETGFGSKIDARSSASQVSNGGPGNKLEEDGNAPLSKEEQPALAAADAARAAAVAAAEVFNNPTERLFTFEEIDEV from the exons ATGTGCTGTCGGCGAAAAGATAAAGACAATAGGAAGAGAACGACTCACAGTATCCCTGCAGAAATTCCTCCTGGGGGAATAAGAG GTATTGGAAAAACTGTCAAAGAGAAAGTTTGTGTTCATACTAGCCGTGACATACGCAGCATCGCAAGCCAGTTGGTTAACATGTGGATTAAGGTTTTCCGTAAGGAGAAGACTACTAATGGTGGCTTGAAGTTATTGAGACACATGACAAATTCAGATTCTTCAAAAGAGAAAGGGAAAGATCCAGGTTCGAGGAAACCTCTTATACATGTGCAGCATTCTGCAGCTGGAAATAAGGTCAATCCGAGCTCAAAGAAGCTAGATGTAAAGCAAGTGAAACTGGAAACTGGGTTTGGCTCAAAAATAGATGCTCGATCATCAGCATCACAAGTTTCAAACGGCGGACCAGGTAACAAGTTAGAGGAAGATGGGAACGCTCCGTTGTCTAAAGAAGAACAACCTGCTCTTGCAGCTGCAGATGCTGCTCGTGCTGCTGCTGTAGCGGCTGCTGAG
- the LOC110802422 gene encoding lysine-specific histone demethylase 1 homolog 3-like isoform X2: MILSQVVRMSRIDLGIGKTVKEKVCVHTSRDIRSIASQLVNMWIKVFRKEKTTNGGLKLLRHMTNSDSSKEKGKDPGSRKPLIHVQHSAAGNKVNPSSKKLDVKQVKLETGFGSKIDARSSASQVSNGGPGNKLEEDGNAPLSKEEQPALAAADAARAAAVAAAEVFNNPTERLFTFEEIDEV, from the exons ATGATATTGTCACAAGTTGTACGGATGTCAAGGATCGACTTAG GTATTGGAAAAACTGTCAAAGAGAAAGTTTGTGTTCATACTAGCCGTGACATACGCAGCATCGCAAGCCAGTTGGTTAACATGTGGATTAAGGTTTTCCGTAAGGAGAAGACTACTAATGGTGGCTTGAAGTTATTGAGACACATGACAAATTCAGATTCTTCAAAAGAGAAAGGGAAAGATCCAGGTTCGAGGAAACCTCTTATACATGTGCAGCATTCTGCAGCTGGAAATAAGGTCAATCCGAGCTCAAAGAAGCTAGATGTAAAGCAAGTGAAACTGGAAACTGGGTTTGGCTCAAAAATAGATGCTCGATCATCAGCATCACAAGTTTCAAACGGCGGACCAGGTAACAAGTTAGAGGAAGATGGGAACGCTCCGTTGTCTAAAGAAGAACAACCTGCTCTTGCAGCTGCAGATGCTGCTCGTGCTGCTGCTGTAGCGGCTGCTGAG